The following is a genomic window from bacterium.
TCGTGTCCTGATGATGACTGGATTTGCAGTTGAAGATTTGATTAAACAAGCACTTAAGGAAGGGGCTTATGCCTGTATCCATAAGCCATTTGATATAGCGAAACTTTTAGAACAAATTGAATCCGTGCTGAAATCTAAAAAAAGAGTTATCCTTATTGCCGATGATGTCGAAAGGATACGACAGGAACTCAAGATTTTTCTTGAAGGTAAAAAATATATCGTCTATGAGGCTAAAAATGGAGAGGAAGTTATCGCTCGCGTCTGGGAGAAGGAGTATGATATTATCCTCTTAGACTATGGTTTGCCTGATATGAATGGTCTGGAGATATTTAGAGATGTTCGGAAAATCGACCAGGATGTCCTGGTTATGCTAATGCTGGATGAACCACTTGAATCAGTGATTAAGGATGCCTTGAAGATGGGCTTCTATGGCTGGATAGAAAAGCCCATAGATACTAATCGGCTTTTGGCAATGCTCAAAGAGGCTCTGAAGAATAATAGGTAGTAACTATACTCCAGTGGGGTATAAATTGTGATTATTTAAAGTAATCGGTA
Proteins encoded in this region:
- a CDS encoding response regulator codes for the protein MAKILIVDDEKDLAFIVKRILEISGYEVHYAQSGYEAIEKVRKNTYNICLLDIRLPDMNGVEVFLKIKEIIPGVRVLMMTGFAVEDLIKQALKEGAYACIHKPFDIAKLLEQIESVLKSKKRVILIADDVERIRQELKIFLEGKKYIVYEAKNGEEVIARVWEKEYDIILLDYGLPDMNGLEIFRDVRKIDQDVLVMLMLDEPLESVIKDALKMGFYGWIEKPIDTNRLLAMLKEALKNNR